Proteins co-encoded in one Methylobacterium sp. WL1 genomic window:
- a CDS encoding metallophosphoesterase, whose amino-acid sequence MPRTLFCADTHFGHKGMLSPRMPRPRPFETVEAHDEALVAAWNKAVRPDDIVWHLGDFAYKCGLDYAASIKARLHGRIHLIRGNHDRDLGERLEWAGSIVDVQRIYVQDPGMPERVALWASHYAHVTWPNAWHGDLHVYGHSHGGIPATRTSLDVGVDCWDWRPVTLGEIMERMAASPAIASSC is encoded by the coding sequence ATGCCCAGAACCCTCTTCTGCGCCGACACCCATTTCGGGCACAAGGGCATGCTCAGTCCACGCATGCCTCGGCCGCGCCCCTTCGAGACCGTGGAGGCCCATGACGAAGCCCTGGTCGCCGCCTGGAACAAGGCCGTCCGACCGGACGACATCGTCTGGCACCTCGGGGACTTCGCCTACAAGTGCGGCCTGGATTACGCCGCATCCATCAAGGCGCGCCTACACGGCCGCATCCACCTAATTCGGGGCAACCACGACCGCGATCTCGGTGAGCGCCTTGAATGGGCCGGCTCCATCGTTGACGTCCAAAGGATCTACGTCCAGGACCCGGGGATGCCCGAACGCGTCGCCCTTTGGGCCAGCCACTATGCGCACGTGACGTGGCCTAATGCCTGGCACGGCGACCTTCACGTCTACGGCCATTCCCACGGCGGCATCCCGGCCACCCGGACGAGCCTCGACGTCGGCGTCGATTGCTGGGATTGGCGGCCGGTCACGCTGGGGGAGATCATGGAAAGGA